The Xiphophorus maculatus strain JP 163 A chromosome 21, X_maculatus-5.0-male, whole genome shotgun sequence genome window below encodes:
- the fzd8 gene encoding frizzled-8: MDLLGIYLLLCLALLPRSSGTAAKEITCQEIVVPLCKGIGYNYTYMPNQFNHDTQDEAGLEVHQFWPLVEIQCSPDLKFFLCSMYTPICLEDYKKPLPPCRSVCERARAGCAPLMRQYGFPWPDRMKCDLLPVQGNPDTLCMDYNRTDSTTVSPVLSKPTNHPGKGSSPAKSKPGRLGKYKPPNAPCEPGCKCLEPMVPVNTDRHPLYNRVKTGQITNCAMPCHNPYFTHDERAFTAFWIGLWSVLCFVSTFATVATFLIDMERFKYPERPIIFLSACYMFVSAGYIVRLIAGHEKVACNREFELEHIHYQTTGPALCTVVFLLIYFFGMASSIWWVILSLTWFLAAGMKWGNEAIASYSQYFHLAAWLIPSMKSIAVLALSSVDGDSVAGICYVGNQNLDNLRGFVLAPLVIYLFIGTMFLLAGFVSLFRIRSVIKQGGTKTDKLEKLMIRIGIFTVLYTVPATVIVACYFYEQHNRQSWEITHNCSNCLLERDRRSPDYAVFMLKYFMCLLVGITSGVWIWSGKTVDSWRTFCTRCCWGSKGTGGSMYSDVSTGLTWRSGTASSVSCPKQMPLSQV; encoded by the coding sequence ATGGACCTGCTCGGGATCTACCTGCTCCTCTGCCTCGCTCTCCTTCCCCGATCCAGCGGCACCGCGGCGAAGGAGATCACCTGCCAGGAAATAGTCGTGCCCCTGTGCAAGGGGATCGGCTACAACTACACCTACATGCCCAATCAGTTCAACCACGACACGCAGGACGAGGCCGGTCTGGAGGTGCACCAGTTCTGGCCTCTGGTGGAGATCCAGTGCTCGCCGGACCTGAAGTTCTTCCTCTGCAGCATGTACACCCCGATCTGCCTGGAGGACTACAAAAAGCCCCTTCCGCCGTGCCGGAGCGTGTGCGAGAGAGCCCGGGCCGGCTGCGCGCCGCTCATGAGGCAGTACGGCTTCCCCTGGCCGGACAGGATGAAGTGCGACCTGCTCCCGGTGCAGGGGAACCCGGACACCTTGTGCATGGACTACAACCGGACGGACTCCACCACGGTCTCCCCCGTGCTGTCGAAGCCCACCAACCACCCGGGGAAAGGGTCTAGCCCGGCTAAAAGCAAGCCCGGCAGACTCGGGAAGTACAAGCCGCCCAACGCTCCGTGCGAGCCGGGCTGCAAGTGTCTGGAGCCCATGGTGCCGGTGAACACCGACCGCCACCCGCTGTACAACCGAGTCAAAACCGGCCAGATCACCAACTGCGCCATGCCGTGCCACAACCCGTACTTTACGCACGACGAGCGGGCGTTCACCGCCTTCTGGATCGGACTCTGGTCCGTGTTGTGCTTCGTGTCGACTTTCGCCACCGTGGCCACGTTCCTCATCGACATGGAGCGCTTCAAGTACCCGGAGAGGCCGATCATCTTCCTGTCCGCCTGCTATATGTTCGTGTCGGCGGGCTACATCGTACGGCTGATCGCGGGGCACGAGAAGGTGGCGTGCAACCGGGAGTTCGAGCTGGAGCACATCCACTACCAGACCACCGGCCCCGCGCTCTGCACCGTCGTCTTCCTGCTCATCTACTTCTTCGGCATGGCCAGCTCCATCTGGTGGGTCATCCTGTCCCTCACCTGGTTCCTCGCGGCCGGGATGAAGTGGGGCAACGAGGCGATCGCCAGCTACTCCCAGTACTTCCACCTGGCCGCCTGGCTCATCCCCAGCATGAAGTCCATCGCTGTGCTGGCGCTCAGCTCCGTGGACGGAGACTCCGTGGCCGGGATCTGCTACGTCGGGAACCAGAACTTGGACAACCTGCGCGGCTTCGTCCTGGCGCCCttggtgatttatttattcatcggGACCATGTTCCTCTTGGCCGGATTCGTGTCGCTGTTCCGGATCCGCAGCGTCATCAAGCAAGGCGGCACCAAGACCGACAAGCTGGAGAAGCTGATGATCCGGATCGGGATCTTCACGGTGCTCTACACGGTGCCGGCGACCGTGATCGTCGCCTGCTACTTTTACGAGCAGCACAACCGGCAGAGCTGGGAGATTACGCACAACTGCTCCAACTGCCTGCTGGAGCGGGACCGCCGCAGCCCGGACTACGCGGTGTTCATGCTCAAGTACTTCATGTGCCTTCTGGTTGGCATCACGTCCGGCGTGTGGATCTGGTCCGGGAAGACCGTGGACTCCTGGAGGACTTTCTGCACCCGCTGCTGCTGGGGCAGCAAGGGCACGGGGGGCTCCATGTACAGCGACGTCAGCACGGGACTGACGTGGAGATCGGGCACGGCCAGCTCCGTGTCCTGCCCCAAGCAGATGCCGCTGTCCCAGGTCTGA